Part of the Catalinimonas alkaloidigena genome is shown below.
TATGGAGCATGAACGGTGTCCCTTTGTCTGAAGCTGACATGATCAAGATTTCCCAGGGAGAAAAGGTGCGCATCACCTTTAACAATTTGACGATGATGCACCATCCCATGCACTTACACGGGCACTTTTTTAGAGTGGTAAATAAGCACGGAGAATACTCTCCTTTAAAACATACCGTCAATGTACCCCCTATGCAAAAAACGGCGATTGAATTTGATGCCACTGAAGACAGCGACTGGTTTTTGCACTGCCACGTACTCTATCACATGATAGGAGGTATGGCCAGAGCCGTAAGCTACGATACAGAGCGCGATCCACGAATGGAAGAATTTCCAGCCAAAATTTTATTTGGAGAAGGTAACCACTTTTATAGTTGGGGATTGGCTGATGTCGCCTCTCATATGTCAGAGTTGAACCTCGTTTCTTCCAACATCAGAAACCAATTTAATTTGAATGCCGAGTATGGATACAACCAAAATATGGAAGCCGAACTTACCTATGAGTACTATCTGTATGATTACTTTAGGATATTTGCTGGGATGAACGTAGAAAACGAGATAGAAAATAGCCTGGATGAAATTTCAGCAACCGCTATTGCCGGTATCCGATTCTTTACACCCTACATGTTCAATCTGGATGTAAGAGTCGATAATAAATTACGACCTGAAATCCGAATAAGCCGAGAGATCATGATATTTCCCCGTACCGCTATTTTCGGGAACTATGAGTATCAGGCAGACTTTGGTTGGGTAAACACTTTAACTGAAGAAGGAACTGATGTGCCGCTAGATTATAAGGAAGAGACCACCTGGTCAGCTGGTGTGGAATATTTCCTGAACAGAAATTTTTCACTTATGGGGAGCTACGATAATCGCTTCGGCGCGGGAGGAGGTTTATCCTTAAGATTTTGACCAAACTATAAACTTTTAAAACAATTAAATTATAAAAACTCAAAAAGATGCAAAGCGAACAGAAACACGGCAACAATTACACTAAATTTTTCGCAATGATTGCAACCGCTATGGTAGCAATGTTTTTTTTAATGTATACCCATTCTTATCAGATTATTGATCATTTCTGGTTCAGTGAAACGAGGCTTTTTATGACGCTGATCATGACTGGTTCCATGATCATCATAATGCTCCTGTTTATGCTGAATATGTATCAAAATCGAGGGGCAAACATAGCGACCATCGGATTGGGTATAGTATTGATTGCCGGTGGTATAGGTTTGGTAAGAAGCCAGGTCACTGTTACGGGTATTGACTACATGGAAGGCATGATTCCACATCATTCAATTGCTATTTTGACGAGTGAGCGTGCTCAAATTGAGGATATAAGGGTAAGGGAACTCGCTGATGAGATCATCGAAGCCCAGCGTAGGGAAATCATGGAAATGCAATGGTTGATCAATGACATCAGAGAAAATGGTGTGGTAGAAACAGAAGAGGAAGAGAAAAACAGGCCCTTGCCTGAGTTTGAAGGTTTGCTTGAAGAAGAAACACGAAACCTGACTGAATAGCAGGCTGACCTAAGCTTGTAAGGTAATCATTGATCGTCTCAAAGTGATAGGGATCATTTACTAAGGGTTAGCTATACAGATGTGTAACAATTGTTACATCGTTTTACAATTCAAATCACTATAATCTCTTAAGACGAAACAGAAAAAAATATAAACACATGAAATACTACCACGAAAAAATATTAAAAGACGCAAGCTTCGAGGAAGCTATTCAAAAAGTAATGGATGCCCTGAAAGATGAAGGCTTTGGTATCCTTACCGAAATTGATGTAAAAGAAACGCTTAAGAAAAAGCTGGATGAAGATTTTCGGCCTTACAAGATTCTGGGTGCCTGCAATCCGCCTTTTGCGTATAAAGCATTGTTAGCCGAAGATAAAATTGGCGCGATGCTGCCCTGCAATGTAATTGTACAGCAAGTTGATGATGGCGTTGAGGTCGCGGCAGTGGATCCGGTGGCCTCCATGCAGGCGGTTGACAGCCCAAAGTTGAACGACCTCGCCAAAGAAATTAGCATCAAACTCAAAGCCGTTATTGAGAAACTATAAATCAAACTTTTATGAAGAATAAAGATCCACTTCCTCAGCCCGATTACAAAGAAAGTAAAGAGACCTCATACTGTTTGAGCAGGAGGTTCTCGAACTTAACTTTTGATGAAACAGTGGCAAATACCAGGCAAGCTTTACATGATATAGGCTTTGAGATAATCAGTGAAATGAAGATGCATGAGTACTTTAAGCAACGACTGAGCAAAGATATTAATCGTTATACCCTTATTGGTGTGTGCAAAGCAGAACTAGCTTATGAGTTGCTTCAGACAGAAAACAAGCTTGGGGTACTATTACCTTGCAATATTGTGATACAGGATGTAAAGGATGGGCAACTAATAGAGGTATCGCTAATTGATGCTGCTGTCTCCTGGGGACTTTCCAAAAATACAATAGTAAGCCAGAAAGCTAAAGAAGTAAAAGAAAAATTTAAATCCATATTGGATAAAGTTGAACAATCTAATACAAGCATATGAAAGCTAGATATAAAATCAGAGCGCTCATTTTGATGATCAGTTTAGGTTTTATCATGTTGAGTTGTGGCCGCGCTGAAAATGAGCAGCAACAAAATGATCACGGTGATATGATGGATGATGAACAGACTGAAATGATGGAAGGTGATAATGATCACATGTACGAGGACGGGCAGTCTAACGAACACCTGATGAACGATACCACTTCAATGGATACTAACGAAGAAATGGAACAATAGTACCAACTCAGGCACAACTCGTACCAGATTAAATTAATTAACCTAACCAATAAACAATAGAAATGATGAATACTAAAAAACTAACAATTGCTACCCTGCTCTTCTTTTCATTAAGCTCCGCTTTACAGGCGCAAAACGTGGAGAAAATGATGAAAAAAGAAAACAAGCAGGAAGAGGTCTTTGCTACCATCATGAATGATGAGCAAATGATGAACAAATTCATGCAACAGTTCTCAAGCAACCCTGAAGCGATGAAGGCCGTGCATCAGCAAATGATGCAAAATCCGGAGCACCGAAAGATGATGATGAAAGATATGATGGGAAATAAGGAGGAAGGCCAGATGATGATGCAACAGATGATGGCTGACAAAGAAAAGAAGCATATGATGATGGAAAAAATGATGGGTGACAAGGAGGCTAAAAAGCAAATGATGGAGCAGATGATGGAAGACCAGTCCATGAAAAAGATGATGATGAAGGAAATGATGGAAAAACATCACGACCAGATGATGGAGAAAATGACGGATAACCCTGATATGATGAAGAAGATGATGCAAAAGATGCACGACAAAGGCATGATGGACAAGAACTCCATGATGAAGGGACACGAAATGATGGATAAAAAGAAAAAAGGAAAGGGCAGTCAGGATCAGAACTAATAGCTCTTCTTTTTCAATATTCAAGCCTGTCAGGAATTTAAGATTTGACAGGCTTAAAATTTAAACACTCAAATTATGATGTACGGATGGATTATCGGGGTAATACTCGTC
Proteins encoded:
- a CDS encoding DUF305 domain-containing protein; protein product: MQSEQKHGNNYTKFFAMIATAMVAMFFLMYTHSYQIIDHFWFSETRLFMTLIMTGSMIIIMLLFMLNMYQNRGANIATIGLGIVLIAGGIGLVRSQVTVTGIDYMEGMIPHHSIAILTSERAQIEDIRVRELADEIIEAQRREIMEMQWLINDIRENGVVETEEEEKNRPLPEFEGLLEEETRNLTE
- a CDS encoding DUF302 domain-containing protein, producing the protein MKYYHEKILKDASFEEAIQKVMDALKDEGFGILTEIDVKETLKKKLDEDFRPYKILGACNPPFAYKALLAEDKIGAMLPCNVIVQQVDDGVEVAAVDPVASMQAVDSPKLNDLAKEISIKLKAVIEKL
- a CDS encoding DUF302 domain-containing protein is translated as MKNKDPLPQPDYKESKETSYCLSRRFSNLTFDETVANTRQALHDIGFEIISEMKMHEYFKQRLSKDINRYTLIGVCKAELAYELLQTENKLGVLLPCNIVIQDVKDGQLIEVSLIDAAVSWGLSKNTIVSQKAKEVKEKFKSILDKVEQSNTSI